A window of Pirellula sp. SH-Sr6A contains these coding sequences:
- a CDS encoding ImmA/IrrE family metallo-endopeptidase, producing MNERFSLVDRQVPYLHEKQIEREARFLLDEYELKFERKVTAPIPLEKITEFQLQLTLEFKDMKSLFPFADVHGAIWFEEGIIGIDQSLNPDENPLMLGRYHFTLAHELGHWCLHRHLYKENPNQPMLFEDGVRVPDVVCRSSERKKPVEWQADAFAANLLMPKPLVFQAWAEHHDGDDQPAEMATLRPASADKSFSLRGRLATTAEERDAAIKEHYAAPFAERFSVSKEAMRIRLEELKLFVENRPRLLF from the coding sequence ATGAACGAGCGATTCTCACTCGTTGATCGCCAGGTCCCTTACCTTCATGAGAAGCAAATCGAGCGCGAGGCTCGTTTCCTCCTCGATGAGTACGAGCTCAAGTTCGAACGCAAGGTCACAGCACCGATTCCGTTGGAAAAGATCACCGAATTCCAGCTGCAGTTGACGCTGGAATTTAAGGACATGAAGTCCTTATTTCCGTTTGCTGACGTGCATGGGGCGATCTGGTTTGAAGAGGGAATCATCGGTATCGATCAAAGCCTCAATCCGGACGAGAACCCGTTGATGCTAGGGCGATACCACTTCACGTTGGCCCACGAACTTGGGCATTGGTGCCTCCACCGGCATCTCTACAAAGAGAATCCCAATCAGCCAATGTTGTTCGAAGATGGTGTTCGCGTGCCCGATGTCGTCTGCCGGTCCAGCGAACGCAAGAAACCTGTGGAATGGCAGGCCGATGCGTTTGCCGCCAACCTGCTCATGCCAAAGCCCCTCGTCTTCCAGGCATGGGCAGAGCACCACGACGGAGATGATCAGCCTGCGGAAATGGCGACCTTGCGTCCAGCGAGTGCGGACAAGTCTTTTTCGCTTCGAGGTCGCTTGGCCACCACAGCGGAAGAGCGAGATGCCGCAATCAAGGAACACTATGCTGCCCCTTTTGCAGAACGCTTCAGCGTCTCGAAGGAAGCGATGCGAATTCGACTAGAAGAACTCAAACTGTTCGTCGAGAACCGACCTCGATTGCTGTTCTGA
- a CDS encoding RusA family crossover junction endodeoxyribonuclease, whose amino-acid sequence MVEFHLPYPPSVNHYWRHVGSRTLISRGGRAFRAAVCSLLASQGIQPLSGPLIVDVVVYPPDRRRRDIDNVQKALLDALQHGGAYSDDSQIVRLSIEKGQPVEGGKTIVQIREA is encoded by the coding sequence ATGGTCGAGTTCCATCTTCCCTATCCGCCAAGTGTGAACCACTACTGGCGACATGTTGGGTCTCGGACGCTCATTTCACGCGGAGGGCGAGCATTTCGCGCGGCGGTTTGCTCGCTTCTCGCGTCACAGGGGATTCAACCGTTGAGCGGCCCTTTGATCGTTGATGTTGTCGTGTATCCACCGGATCGTCGACGACGCGACATAGACAACGTCCAGAAAGCATTGCTCGATGCGCTTCAGCATGGCGGTGCTTACAGCGATGACAGCCAGATTGTTCGCCTTTCGATTGAAAAGGGACAACCGGTCGAAGGCGGAAAGACCATCGTTCAGATTCGAGAGGCGTGA
- a CDS encoding ATP-binding protein → MLSKLQRGRTAKPPRILCYGIEGVGKSTFASQAPKPVFIQCEDGLDELNVDKFPLATRYDEVISALADLQRESHDYETVVIDSLDWLERLVFDRLCAEHNATSIEQVAGGYSKGYTLALTYWREIIEHLNALRNQRGMVVLLIAHSKVERFEDPESSPYDRYSPRLHKHAAALMSEWCDAVLFATRKIRTQSEDAGFNRKRTIAHAIGKGGGERILRCVGGPSCVAKNRYGIVEELPLSWAAFVQAISQSQGTQSNG, encoded by the coding sequence ATGCTATCCAAATTGCAGCGTGGTCGAACAGCAAAACCACCTCGCATTCTTTGTTACGGAATTGAGGGCGTCGGCAAATCAACCTTTGCGTCACAAGCACCCAAACCGGTCTTCATTCAATGCGAGGACGGATTGGATGAGCTTAATGTCGACAAGTTTCCGTTGGCGACCAGGTACGACGAGGTGATCTCCGCTTTGGCTGATCTGCAGCGAGAGTCGCACGACTACGAAACCGTGGTGATCGATTCGTTGGACTGGCTTGAGCGATTGGTCTTCGACCGATTGTGTGCGGAACACAACGCAACATCGATTGAACAGGTCGCGGGTGGATATAGCAAAGGCTACACCCTCGCGCTGACCTATTGGCGAGAGATCATCGAGCATCTCAACGCGCTGAGGAATCAGCGAGGAATGGTCGTGTTGTTGATCGCTCATAGCAAGGTTGAGCGATTCGAGGATCCCGAGTCATCGCCTTATGACCGTTATTCTCCACGGCTGCATAAACACGCAGCTGCACTGATGAGCGAATGGTGCGATGCCGTACTGTTTGCCACACGGAAGATTCGTACCCAATCCGAAGACGCCGGCTTCAATCGCAAACGGACCATCGCTCATGCCATCGGCAAAGGTGGTGGTGAACGAATCTTGCGGTGTGTTGGCGGCCCTTCATGTGTCGCAAAGAACAGGTACGGAATCGTCGAAGAGTTGCCGCTCTCCTGGGCGGCGTTTGTTCAAGCAATTTCTCAATCACAAGGAACTCAAAGTAATGGCTGA
- a CDS encoding DUF2924 domain-containing protein: MDSVTAAEIAKLDTMTVSKLVERFESLVGDKCRSRNKRYLIRRIAWRLQANAEGGLSERALKRAAELALDSEVRVTPPREHKRSRIVVAPVESKPVRDLRLPPAGSMLHRDYKGRPIRVLVHEDGFEYEGQLFKSLTAVANTITGSHVNGFQFFRLRST; the protein is encoded by the coding sequence ATGGACTCGGTAACAGCAGCCGAGATTGCAAAGCTGGACACGATGACCGTTTCCAAGCTGGTCGAGAGATTCGAATCGCTCGTCGGCGACAAGTGCCGGAGTAGAAACAAACGTTACCTCATCCGCCGAATCGCTTGGCGTCTTCAGGCCAACGCGGAAGGTGGCCTCTCGGAGCGAGCGTTGAAACGTGCGGCCGAGCTCGCACTCGACTCGGAAGTCCGAGTTACTCCACCTCGCGAACACAAACGATCCCGAATTGTCGTTGCACCCGTTGAATCGAAACCAGTTCGCGATCTTCGATTACCTCCTGCCGGCTCGATGCTTCATCGAGATTACAAAGGTAGACCAATCCGAGTGCTCGTCCACGAGGACGGGTTTGAATACGAAGGCCAACTCTTCAAATCTCTTACTGCAGTTGCCAACACGATCACTGGATCCCACGTGAATGGATTTCAGTTCTTTCGATTGAGGAGCACCTAA
- a CDS encoding recombinase family protein: protein MTNQPKSTGPKNRCAIYTRKSCEEGLELEFNSLHAQRESAEAFIASQQHEGWECLPDRYDDGGFSGGTLDRPALNRLLEDIKTGRIDCVVVYKVDRLSRSLLDFSRIMETFDKHGVSFVSVTQQFNTTHSMGRLTLNILLSFAQFEREIIGERTRDKIAAQRRKGKWTGGIPILGYDVDRSNASPKLVVNAEEAVQVRRIFSLYRELGSLLPVVKEVNKRGWQNKVWKTKKGVTRGGKAFDKCSIYSLLTNPLYAGLIRHKDLIHKGEHENLIEPEVFEAVQKQLKHNGRGQGNHLINKHGAILKGLLHCTACDRAMVHTFTRKDEKVYRYYTCTNVIKNGRGKCPSPNLPAGEIEQAVIQQIRAVGADVEIQNQVAAQMKATQSKQLDELQTNRRQLERQLSRDHAEIGKLAVMHDPTGATSSRIADLHVRITKCESDLSRIIASLTELERRATEKGEIAEAVLDFESIWEAFNSREKSRLIRLMVSRIEFNAKDTSIAVTFYPDALRSLKVKRKDDAA, encoded by the coding sequence ATGACCAATCAACCCAAAAGCACAGGCCCAAAGAACCGCTGTGCCATCTACACACGAAAGTCTTGCGAAGAGGGACTTGAGTTAGAGTTCAATTCGCTTCATGCCCAGCGAGAATCGGCCGAAGCATTTATTGCGAGCCAACAGCACGAAGGCTGGGAATGCTTGCCGGATCGATACGACGATGGCGGATTCTCGGGTGGAACCTTGGATCGCCCCGCTCTTAACCGTCTCCTTGAGGACATCAAGACAGGACGCATCGATTGTGTGGTCGTCTACAAAGTTGACCGGCTAAGTCGATCCCTGTTGGACTTCTCGCGAATTATGGAGACCTTCGATAAACACGGCGTCTCGTTCGTCTCGGTCACTCAGCAGTTCAACACGACCCATTCGATGGGCCGCCTTACACTGAACATCCTGTTGTCCTTTGCGCAGTTCGAGCGGGAGATTATTGGAGAACGTACACGAGACAAGATCGCTGCCCAACGCCGAAAAGGGAAATGGACCGGTGGTATTCCGATCTTGGGTTACGATGTCGACCGTTCCAACGCGAGCCCCAAGCTGGTAGTCAACGCCGAGGAAGCGGTTCAGGTTAGGCGCATCTTCTCGTTATACCGAGAGCTCGGATCGCTCCTCCCCGTCGTCAAAGAGGTCAACAAACGCGGCTGGCAAAACAAAGTATGGAAGACAAAGAAGGGTGTAACGCGAGGCGGGAAGGCGTTCGACAAATGCTCGATCTACTCGTTGCTGACCAATCCGTTGTACGCTGGTCTGATTCGCCACAAGGATTTGATCCACAAAGGTGAACACGAAAACCTGATTGAACCCGAAGTATTCGAAGCAGTTCAAAAGCAACTGAAGCATAACGGTCGTGGCCAGGGAAACCACTTGATTAACAAGCACGGAGCGATCCTCAAGGGACTGCTGCATTGCACCGCCTGCGATCGAGCGATGGTCCATACCTTCACGAGGAAGGACGAGAAGGTCTACCGGTACTATACATGCACGAACGTCATCAAAAACGGTCGCGGTAAATGCCCATCGCCAAATCTTCCAGCAGGAGAAATCGAGCAAGCGGTGATCCAGCAGATTCGAGCCGTCGGAGCCGACGTGGAGATTCAGAACCAGGTTGCAGCCCAGATGAAGGCCACCCAATCCAAGCAACTCGATGAACTGCAAACGAACCGCCGTCAGTTGGAACGCCAACTTTCACGAGACCACGCCGAAATTGGAAAGCTGGCAGTGATGCATGATCCTACTGGTGCAACGAGCTCACGAATCGCCGACCTCCATGTCCGCATCACGAAATGCGAGTCAGACCTTTCCCGCATAATTGCGAGCCTCACGGAATTGGAGCGTCGCGCAACGGAAAAGGGGGAGATCGCCGAAGCGGTACTCGACTTCGAATCGATCTGGGAGGCGTTCAACAGCCGCGAAAAGAGCCGGCTGATTCGCTTGATGGTCTCGCGGATCGAATTCAACGCCAAAGACACATCGATTGCAGTAACGTTCTATCCCGATGCACTCCGTTCCCTCAAAGTCAAGAGAAAGGATGATGCCGCATGA
- a CDS encoding DUF669 domain-containing protein, whose product MADLNGFDANQVEPTGDFDPIPAGKYLAVITDSEMKPNKAGTGSLLQLTFQIIEGEYRNRLIWTRLNLDNPNAVAVQIARADLSAICRAVGVPSPKDSVELHNLPLVINVRCKKRNDTGDIVNEIKGYAKREQPTSVASPAQAAPVNSSSPPWKRS is encoded by the coding sequence ATGGCTGACCTCAATGGTTTCGATGCTAACCAAGTTGAACCGACCGGAGACTTCGATCCGATTCCTGCGGGCAAATACCTTGCGGTCATCACCGACAGCGAGATGAAGCCCAACAAAGCGGGAACCGGCAGTTTGCTCCAGCTGACGTTTCAAATCATCGAAGGGGAGTACAGGAATCGACTGATTTGGACTCGACTGAACCTCGATAACCCGAATGCGGTTGCAGTGCAAATCGCACGTGCGGACTTGTCCGCCATCTGTCGGGCTGTTGGAGTACCCTCGCCGAAAGATTCGGTCGAGCTACACAATTTGCCGCTGGTAATCAACGTTCGCTGCAAGAAGCGGAACGACACCGGCGACATTGTCAACGAGATCAAGGGGTACGCAAAGCGTGAGCAACCAACGTCGGTTGCGTCGCCGGCTCAAGCGGCTCCGGTCAACAGCAGCTCTCCTCCTTGGAAGCGATCGTGA
- a CDS encoding DEAD/DEAH box helicase: MITLRPYQEDVKAAVYDHLRSRDDNPCAVVPTAGGKTPIMASICKDAVGMWGGRVLILAHVKELLEQTADKLKVVCPEIGFGIYSAGLKRRDTQNPVIVASIQSIYKRACELDAFNLIMVDEAHLIPLEGDGMYRQFLADAKVINPEVRIVGFTATPYRLKTGPICTPEGFLNHICYEVSVRELIRDGFLCPLISKAGRVKADMSSLHVRGGDFVSDEVESLMDQESLVRSAASEIVEYTVDRKGCLIFASGIQHGHHIVNVLAEEHGVECGFVSGDTPNSERDATLARFKAGKLKYLCNVNVLTTGFDAPHIDCVALVRPTMSPGLYYQMVGRGFRLHPSKENCLVLDFGGNVLRHGPVDEIKVTTSDRIEGKAPAKECPHCQAVIAAGFATCPQCGYVFPPPDRQQHDAKASEAGILSGQVTTTKYEVQDVYYGIHTKRGASEDDPRTLRVDYRVGWHEYKSEWICFEHEGYARQKAIAWWRKRSPDPVPDSIERAIEIIEGGGLANTLAIKVRSVAGDPYERIIDYELGPMPEGIPVSESEVFTDDELPF; this comes from the coding sequence ATGATTACACTTCGACCTTACCAAGAAGATGTAAAAGCAGCAGTCTATGACCACCTTCGCTCCCGCGATGACAACCCTTGTGCGGTTGTGCCGACAGCGGGGGGGAAAACCCCAATCATGGCCAGTATCTGTAAAGATGCCGTCGGGATGTGGGGAGGCCGGGTCTTAATTCTCGCGCACGTCAAAGAGTTGCTTGAGCAGACAGCTGACAAGCTGAAGGTAGTCTGTCCTGAGATTGGATTTGGGATCTACTCAGCCGGACTCAAGCGTCGCGACACACAGAACCCAGTGATCGTAGCCAGTATTCAATCGATCTACAAACGGGCCTGCGAACTGGACGCCTTCAATCTAATCATGGTGGACGAAGCCCATTTGATTCCTCTGGAAGGCGATGGGATGTATCGGCAGTTTCTAGCTGATGCCAAGGTGATCAATCCGGAGGTGCGAATCGTCGGTTTTACAGCCACACCATACCGGCTCAAGACCGGACCGATCTGCACACCGGAAGGTTTTCTAAACCACATCTGCTACGAGGTGAGTGTACGCGAGTTAATCCGAGATGGCTTTCTCTGTCCGCTTATCAGCAAGGCCGGCCGTGTGAAGGCGGATATGTCATCGCTCCATGTTCGCGGCGGTGATTTTGTATCGGATGAAGTGGAGTCGTTGATGGACCAAGAGTCACTAGTCCGTTCGGCAGCCTCCGAAATTGTGGAATATACAGTGGATCGGAAGGGGTGTCTGATTTTCGCCTCCGGCATCCAGCATGGCCATCACATCGTCAATGTATTGGCCGAGGAACATGGTGTCGAATGTGGCTTTGTCAGCGGTGATACACCCAATTCCGAGCGTGATGCAACGTTAGCAAGATTCAAAGCAGGCAAACTGAAATACTTGTGCAACGTCAATGTGCTGACGACCGGTTTCGATGCGCCTCACATCGATTGCGTCGCGCTCGTCCGCCCTACGATGTCGCCGGGGCTCTATTATCAAATGGTCGGTCGTGGTTTCCGCCTTCATCCAAGCAAAGAGAATTGTCTGGTCCTCGACTTCGGTGGCAATGTGCTACGTCATGGACCGGTGGATGAAATTAAGGTTACCACGTCGGATCGCATAGAAGGCAAAGCGCCCGCAAAAGAATGTCCTCACTGTCAGGCGGTCATCGCCGCGGGTTTTGCGACGTGCCCGCAATGTGGTTACGTTTTCCCGCCCCCCGATCGCCAACAGCATGATGCAAAGGCAAGCGAAGCCGGCATTCTCTCGGGCCAAGTCACGACAACGAAATACGAAGTCCAGGACGTCTATTACGGCATCCATACCAAACGAGGCGCGAGTGAAGATGATCCTCGCACCCTTCGAGTGGACTATCGAGTTGGTTGGCATGAATACAAGTCGGAATGGATTTGTTTCGAACACGAAGGGTACGCACGTCAAAAGGCAATCGCATGGTGGCGTAAACGTTCTCCCGATCCAGTTCCTGACAGCATCGAGCGAGCCATCGAGATTATCGAAGGAGGCGGTCTCGCAAACACGCTGGCAATCAAGGTGCGCAGTGTCGCTGGCGATCCCTACGAGCGGATCATCGATTATGAGCTGGGGCCAATGCCTGAGGGAATTCCGGTGAGCGAATCGGAAGTCTTCACAGATGACGAGCTCCCCTTCTAG
- a CDS encoding helix-turn-helix domain-containing protein, protein MASTAKTFGKVLRERRLACGFGLREFAQMVGVSSTYISQLEQENIDPPTAERAAKMAGILGENADEWIALAGRVPDDLEGIIQKEPIGMPALLREANGLTAEQLKRLAEEAKKMKGGKS, encoded by the coding sequence ATGGCTTCCACAGCAAAAACCTTCGGGAAAGTTCTCCGTGAACGGCGACTCGCGTGCGGCTTTGGCCTGCGAGAATTTGCCCAGATGGTTGGCGTGAGCTCCACCTATATTTCGCAGTTGGAGCAGGAGAATATCGATCCGCCAACGGCCGAACGAGCGGCCAAGATGGCTGGGATTTTGGGTGAGAATGCCGACGAATGGATCGCACTGGCTGGTCGAGTGCCCGATGACCTAGAAGGAATCATTCAGAAGGAGCCCATCGGGATGCCGGCGCTTCTGCGTGAAGCGAATGGCCTTACCGCTGAACAACTGAAAAGACTCGCTGAAGAAGCCAAGAAGATGAAAGGGGGAAAGTCATGA
- a CDS encoding ATP-grasp domain-containing protein has product MFHGSLGNAARIASDLHWTPGSFCPVESFRCSSWYESARQWLVHKDWHICTANELVARAPIIAKQLGATDRIFVRPDSPLKPFSGRVVEIADLTLAKLDHGFYYDDDTIPVVVAPIQIIGKEWRFVIANRTVITGSAYDPKKRKLLLAQLDSAAANFASRVAASISEPETVYILDVCECNDQLRLLELNPFGGADLYACDATAIIDSVSVIAASA; this is encoded by the coding sequence GTGTTTCATGGCTCTCTTGGTAATGCCGCTCGAATCGCCAGCGACCTTCACTGGACGCCGGGATCGTTTTGCCCGGTCGAATCTTTTCGCTGCTCTTCATGGTACGAATCCGCCCGACAATGGCTTGTCCATAAAGATTGGCACATTTGCACTGCCAATGAACTAGTCGCAAGAGCCCCAATTATCGCAAAACAACTTGGTGCGACTGATCGCATTTTCGTGCGCCCTGATAGCCCGCTTAAACCGTTTAGTGGACGGGTCGTGGAGATCGCTGATCTTACCCTTGCTAAGCTCGATCATGGTTTCTACTACGATGATGATACAATTCCGGTTGTCGTCGCACCCATCCAAATTATTGGTAAAGAATGGCGTTTCGTGATTGCAAATCGTACGGTCATCACAGGATCGGCCTATGATCCTAAAAAACGTAAACTATTGCTCGCGCAATTGGACTCAGCCGCTGCGAACTTCGCGTCGAGAGTGGCAGCGTCGATTTCGGAACCTGAAACCGTATACATACTCGACGTCTGTGAGTGCAATGATCAATTACGGCTGTTAGAATTGAACCCGTTTGGTGGTGCTGACCTTTATGCTTGTGATGCAACGGCAATTATCGATAGCGTGTCGGTGATCGCTGCTTCAGCTTAA
- a CDS encoding sigma-70 family RNA polymerase sigma factor: MSAQPQDVLSDYARTLIRVKARQLVRRPEFTVCEAEDLEQELTLRILLQLDRFDPTRSSINTFFVRVVNSSVAMLIRERGRIKRNGGEGVEIESLEKMVEKADGSPAPLWTTISDQDAHRRHQSRPLSDSEAMQLRMDIASVLEQLPPDLRSICKQLLAGGHTDTRRDSQLSRRKYQAAMSLIREQFTRSGFSSE, translated from the coding sequence ATGTCGGCACAACCACAGGATGTACTTTCTGATTACGCTCGGACTCTTATTCGAGTAAAGGCCCGCCAGCTGGTCCGTCGGCCAGAGTTCACTGTTTGCGAAGCGGAAGACCTTGAACAGGAGCTTACGCTTCGAATTCTACTTCAGCTCGACCGCTTCGATCCAACCCGAAGTTCCATCAACACCTTTTTCGTACGCGTTGTCAACTCGTCCGTAGCGATGTTGATCCGTGAGCGAGGTAGGATCAAACGAAATGGTGGCGAAGGCGTCGAGATCGAGTCCTTGGAAAAGATGGTCGAGAAGGCGGATGGATCACCGGCTCCGCTCTGGACCACGATCTCTGACCAAGACGCACATCGACGGCATCAATCACGTCCTCTCTCGGACTCGGAAGCGATGCAACTTCGAATGGACATCGCGTCCGTTCTTGAGCAACTTCCGCCGGATCTGCGAAGCATCTGCAAGCAGTTATTGGCTGGAGGTCATACCGATACTCGACGAGACAGCCAACTCTCTCGCCGCAAGTACCAAGCGGCAATGAGCCTGATACGGGAGCAGTTTACCCGTTCAGGTTTCTCGTCTGAGTAA